Proteins from a single region of Butyrivibrio fibrisolvens:
- a CDS encoding Hpt domain-containing protein has protein sequence MDISKVISEIKKIEGTDVETGLEYCASDEEIYVETVQDFLEDDRGSAVQEAFTQNDIDSYHINAHALKNLCYTLGLNELGDKAKELDDAAKIKDFEYIKAHNEELMSMYKDYTSRLKTIIEE, from the coding sequence ATGGATATCAGTAAAGTGATCTCAGAAATCAAAAAAATAGAAGGAACAGACGTTGAAACAGGTCTTGAATACTGTGCATCAGACGAAGAGATCTATGTTGAAACAGTGCAGGATTTCCTTGAAGATGACAGAGGAAGTGCTGTTCAGGAAGCTTTTACCCAAAATGATATAGATTCATATCATATAAACGCACATGCCCTCAAAAACCTGTGCTATACACTTGGACTTAACGAACTTGGAGATAAAGCTAAAGAGCTTGATGATGCTGCAAAAATTAAGGACTTTGAATATATCAAAGCCCATAATGAAGAACTAATGTCAATGTATAAAGACTATACAAGCCGCCTTAAAACAATAATAGAGGAATGA